The following are encoded together in the Parabacteroides chongii genome:
- a CDS encoding DUF4956 domain-containing protein → MKASVPIREMTYLFIIIALSVINALSAQISYVELIVTNCIFILVTWLLESERWLKHVSCQLILYDKIQLIVPEKREELIADLRHRTGLNIQKIEIGHIDFLHDAALIKVYYESEVREINSVDTVTRFLGK, encoded by the coding sequence ATAAAAGCATCAGTCCCTATCCGCGAAATGACGTATCTCTTCATCATTATCGCCCTATCCGTTATCAATGCCTTGTCTGCACAGATCAGTTATGTCGAACTGATTGTGACAAACTGTATCTTTATTCTTGTCACCTGGCTGCTGGAAAGCGAACGCTGGCTGAAACATGTATCCTGCCAACTGATCCTGTATGATAAAATCCAGCTGATCGTTCCGGAAAAACGCGAAGAGCTGATAGCAGACCTCCGCCACCGTACCGGACTGAATATACAAAAGATTGAGATAGGGCATATCGATTTCCTGCACGATGCGGCACTCATCAAGGTATATTATGAATCCGAAGTGAGGGAGATCAATTCGGTCGATACAGTAACCCGCTTCCTCGGGAAATAG
- a CDS encoding LuxR C-terminal-related transcriptional regulator, whose amino-acid sequence MRILIIADNQDITKAGILYLTDRIPDFPFVTEAADKQELLQLLQRYPQAVVLLDYTLFDLAGTDELLIIQERFKQVSWILFSDELSEDFIRRILFSSEAFSIVLKDASSDEIQAALQSALRSERFICQQIHHLLSNKNLIREPKEHPVLTSTEKEILKAIALGKTTKEIASERFSSIHTITTHRKNIFRKLEVNNVHEATKYALRAGIVDTTEYYI is encoded by the coding sequence ATGCGAATACTGATCATAGCCGACAATCAGGATATTACGAAAGCCGGTATCTTATATCTCACTGATAGGATACCGGACTTCCCGTTTGTGACCGAAGCTGCCGATAAACAGGAACTGCTTCAGCTCCTGCAACGATATCCGCAGGCTGTCGTCCTGCTCGACTATACGCTTTTCGACCTGGCAGGTACCGACGAACTGCTTATCATACAGGAACGTTTCAAGCAAGTATCCTGGATACTTTTCAGCGACGAACTGAGCGAGGATTTCATCCGCCGGATACTTTTCAGCAGCGAAGCATTCAGCATCGTTTTGAAAGATGCTTCATCGGATGAGATACAGGCTGCCTTGCAATCGGCTCTGCGTTCCGAGCGCTTCATCTGCCAGCAAATCCACCACCTGCTTTCGAATAAGAATCTCATTCGCGAACCCAAAGAGCATCCTGTACTGACCTCTACCGAAAAAGAGATATTAAAAGCCATCGCCCTGGGAAAAACGACCAAAGAGATTGCCTCCGAACGTTTCTCCAGCATCCACACCATCACCACTCACCGAAAGAATATCTTCCGTAAACTGGAAGTCAACAATGTGCACGAAGCGACCAAGTATGCATTGCGTGCCGGGATTGTCGATACGACGGAGTATTATATTTGA
- a CDS encoding MarR family winged helix-turn-helix transcriptional regulator codes for MTDSETAHELNLLILKTRMTFRQTIQRLLKSNNVDMTFEMLQVMHCLWKEQGVSQQTLAEKTAKDKACLTNLINNLEKKGWVVRREDTSDRRNKLIFLTPEGITVADKVKSILKDMYTLVGEQMNTRHMEACIKHLKKLNEIFDKV; via the coding sequence ATGACGGATAGTGAAACAGCCCACGAACTAAACTTATTAATTTTAAAGACCCGGATGACATTCCGGCAAACGATACAACGACTGCTGAAAAGCAACAATGTCGATATGACCTTCGAAATGCTACAGGTCATGCACTGCCTGTGGAAAGAACAGGGAGTCAGCCAACAGACACTGGCGGAAAAGACAGCGAAGGATAAAGCATGCCTTACCAATCTGATCAACAACCTGGAGAAAAAAGGATGGGTCGTACGCCGGGAAGACACCAGCGACCGACGCAACAAACTCATCTTCCTCACCCCCGAAGGAATAACCGTGGCGGATAAGGTAAAATCCATCCTGAAAGACATGTACACCCTGGTAGGTGAACAGATGAACACCCGCCACATGGAAGCCTGCATAAAGCATTTAAAAAAATTGAATGAGATATTTGATAAGGTATAG
- the cysK gene encoding cysteine synthase A — MANVAQKLTDLVGNTPLLEFSNFNASKGLKAKLIGKLEYFNPAGSVKDRIALAMIEDAEEKGILKPGATIIEPTSGNTGVGLAFVSAAKGYKLVLTMPETMSLERRNLLKALGAHLVLTSGAEGMKGAIAKAEALRDETPGSVILQQFENPANPAVHVKTTAQEIWRDTDGKVDIFVAGVGTGGTVSGVGEGLKAHNPNVKIVAVEPSDSPVLSGGKPGPHKIQGIGAGFIPKTYNGKFVDEIIQVENDDAIRTSRELAQTEGLLVGISSGAAVYAALKLAELPENAGKTIVALLPDTGERYLSTVLYAFEEYPL; from the coding sequence ATGGCAAACGTAGCACAAAAACTAACTGACTTAGTGGGTAATACTCCCTTGTTAGAGTTCTCCAATTTCAATGCAAGCAAAGGTTTAAAAGCTAAACTGATCGGAAAGCTGGAATACTTCAACCCGGCAGGCAGTGTGAAAGACCGCATCGCCCTGGCAATGATTGAAGACGCCGAAGAAAAAGGTATCCTGAAACCGGGAGCCACCATTATCGAACCGACCAGTGGCAATACGGGTGTCGGCCTGGCCTTTGTCTCAGCTGCCAAAGGATACAAACTGGTACTTACCATGCCGGAGACGATGAGCCTGGAACGCCGTAACCTGCTGAAAGCGCTCGGTGCACACCTCGTCCTTACCTCCGGAGCAGAAGGTATGAAAGGTGCTATTGCCAAAGCGGAAGCCTTGCGTGATGAAACGCCGGGATCTGTTATCCTTCAACAATTCGAAAATCCGGCAAACCCAGCCGTGCACGTAAAGACAACGGCGCAGGAAATTTGGCGGGATACGGATGGTAAAGTCGACATCTTCGTTGCCGGCGTAGGCACAGGCGGTACGGTCAGTGGTGTCGGAGAAGGGTTGAAAGCACATAACCCGAATGTTAAGATCGTTGCCGTAGAACCCAGCGACTCGCCGGTTCTTTCGGGAGGCAAGCCCGGTCCGCACAAGATACAGGGTATCGGTGCCGGCTTCATCCCTAAAACATATAATGGCAAGTTTGTAGATGAAATCATACAGGTAGAAAATGACGATGCAATCCGCACCAGCCGTGAGTTGGCACAGACGGAAGGCTTACTCGTCGGAATCTCTTCCGGCGCAGCAGTATATGCAGCGTTGAAGCTGGCTGAACTGCCAGAGAATGCGGGCAAGACAATCGTGGCTTTATTACCCGATACAGGAGAACGGTATCTGTCAACGGTCTTGTATGCATTTGAGGAATATCCGCTATAA
- a CDS encoding RNA polymerase sigma-70 factor: MEENELILLLKQSSKEAFTTLYKKYWKQVYNFSRLYLTSQSVAEEVVQEVFIKVWESRDFLREEENFKGLLFIITRNLIFNIHRKNVNEDFYKITVLSAMESSYDIEEEIEAKNLSEYIDLLIAELPPRRREIFNLSRKENKAYKEIALLLNISEKTVENQISEALKYLRKNIVLLSLFV; the protein is encoded by the coding sequence ATGGAAGAAAACGAACTTATTTTATTACTAAAACAGAGTAGCAAGGAGGCTTTCACGACTTTATATAAAAAGTACTGGAAGCAGGTGTACAATTTCAGCCGGCTTTACCTGACGAGTCAGAGTGTAGCGGAAGAAGTTGTACAGGAGGTTTTTATAAAGGTATGGGAATCGCGCGACTTCCTGCGTGAGGAGGAGAATTTCAAAGGATTATTATTCATTATCACCCGTAATCTTATCTTTAATATCCATCGAAAGAATGTAAATGAAGATTTCTATAAAATAACCGTCCTTTCCGCTATGGAAAGTTCGTATGATATAGAAGAAGAGATAGAAGCAAAGAACCTGAGCGAATATATCGATCTATTGATTGCCGAGTTGCCGCCACGTCGCCGTGAAATCTTTAATCTGAGCAGAAAAGAAAATAAAGCTTATAAGGAAATAGCGCTTTTATTGAATATATCGGAGAAGACCGTTGAGAATCAAATAAGCGAGGCACTCAAATATCTTAGGAAGAATATCGTTTTACTATCTCTGTTCGTATAA